Proteins from a single region of Gordonia hongkongensis:
- a CDS encoding Na+/H+ antiporter gives MGASLLLVAVIAVAVAALCRRYGWSSPLVLVTVGLGIAWIPELPSVALEPELVLFLILPPLLYSAAQESSYQAFRANWRAIGFLAVGLPLVTTLVVGYVAYLVVPNLPLAAALVLGAVVAPPDAVSAQAIGRRLGLPRRMMTLLGGESLLNDATALTAFRIALAAAVGATATVGEGVLTFAVAALGGLVVGLLVGVVVSWVRVWLTDPPMETAIGIIVPFATYYAAEELHGSGVIAVVTAGLYLGHRSVRLGYATRLQDEAVRKSIDTILESFVFLLIGLQLPMLIEGVENESWTQIAIDAAAVLAATILVRIVWVYPATYLSRLLSRRIRDREPPPSPASVFVVSWAGMRGVVSLAAAFAIPVYTETNEPFPARAEILFLTFVVVVGTLLIQGTTLPWVIRFLGVSGDERAQDRLAYAAAQDRASRESERRLDDYATELSDDDPRRLQVAMLRKWITTQRNVAWEELGRGPEDLGESPTSAGARLRTEILQIQRAVFIAERDAGRIDDEVLRIALRRLDFAEGQGDRDP, from the coding sequence ATGGGCGCATCGCTACTGCTGGTCGCGGTCATCGCCGTGGCGGTCGCCGCGTTGTGTCGTCGCTATGGCTGGTCCTCGCCGCTGGTGCTGGTCACCGTCGGTCTCGGGATCGCATGGATTCCCGAGTTGCCCTCGGTGGCCCTGGAACCCGAGCTCGTGCTCTTCCTCATCCTGCCGCCGCTGCTGTACTCGGCCGCGCAGGAGAGTTCATATCAGGCGTTCCGCGCCAACTGGCGTGCGATCGGATTCCTGGCGGTCGGCCTGCCGCTGGTGACGACCCTGGTGGTCGGATACGTCGCATACCTCGTCGTCCCCAATCTCCCGCTCGCCGCGGCACTGGTCCTCGGCGCGGTCGTCGCGCCGCCGGACGCGGTGTCGGCGCAGGCGATCGGCCGCCGGCTCGGTCTGCCGCGCCGGATGATGACGCTGCTCGGCGGCGAGAGCCTGCTCAACGACGCGACGGCCCTCACCGCGTTCCGGATCGCGCTCGCCGCGGCGGTGGGGGCCACCGCGACGGTCGGCGAAGGCGTCCTGACGTTCGCGGTGGCCGCCCTCGGCGGCCTGGTCGTGGGCCTCCTCGTCGGGGTGGTCGTGTCCTGGGTGCGTGTCTGGCTCACCGACCCGCCGATGGAGACAGCGATCGGCATCATCGTCCCGTTCGCCACGTACTACGCGGCCGAGGAACTGCACGGCTCGGGTGTCATCGCGGTGGTCACCGCCGGTCTCTACCTCGGCCACCGGTCGGTGCGGCTGGGCTATGCGACCCGTCTGCAGGACGAGGCGGTGCGCAAGTCGATCGACACCATCCTCGAGTCGTTCGTCTTCTTGCTCATCGGGCTCCAGCTGCCCATGCTCATCGAGGGTGTCGAGAACGAGTCGTGGACGCAGATCGCCATCGACGCCGCGGCGGTCCTGGCGGCGACGATCCTCGTGCGCATCGTCTGGGTCTACCCGGCGACCTATCTGTCCCGACTGCTATCGCGACGGATCCGCGACCGCGAGCCGCCGCCGAGTCCGGCGTCGGTGTTCGTCGTCTCCTGGGCCGGTATGCGTGGCGTGGTGTCACTGGCCGCCGCGTTCGCCATCCCCGTCTACACCGAGACGAACGAACCGTTCCCCGCCCGCGCCGAGATCCTGTTCCTGACCTTCGTGGTCGTGGTGGGGACGTTGCTGATCCAGGGCACCACCCTGCCCTGGGTCATCCGCTTCCTCGGGGTGAGCGGCGACGAGCGCGCCCAGGACCGGCTGGCGTATGCGGCCGCGCAGGACCGTGCGTCCCGGGAATCCGAACGGCGCCTCGACGATTACGCCACCGAACTGTCCGACGACGATCCGCGCCGGCTCCAGGTGGCGATGCTGCGCAAGTGGATCACCACGCAGCGCAATGTGGCCTGGGAGGAACTCGGCCGGGGTCCCGAGGATCTCGGCGAGAGTCCGACGTCCGCCGGGGCACGACTCCGGACGGAGATCCTGCAGATCCAGCGCGCGGTCTTCATCGCCGAACGCGATGCCGGACGCATCGACGACGAGGTCCTGCGAATCGCGTTGCGTCGTCTCGACTTCGCCGAGGGGCAGGGCGACCGGGATCCCTAG
- a CDS encoding adenylate/guanylate cyclase domain-containing protein, whose protein sequence is MRAKRGSRDYGSILLGSVGESTVKQRIRIQTLLTASIVVANLFGAIIAVALTAVGIPQPTVFTAELWWVNFIVVPVYITAAFVVGIGWGTYVGVRDLRWAIRDVTPTKRDARRTMRLPWRLSLVQGFLWGIAAIMLTIMYGIVDPQLIPKTIFVVSLSGVVVVAISYLFIDFTLRPVAAELISAGHRRRKRTGVRARSVVSWMVGSATPIIGILLVLAFGLARDETSKLDLFVGATVLGVTALFTGLLLTLLSSMSVTGPIRSVRAGMNRVSDGDLDDADLVVYDGTELGDLQVGFNSMVAGLRERERIRDLFGRHVGHEVAEAAMSSNPELGGTERLAATLFVDVIGSTTLAAQRRPTEVVEILNKFFAVIVRAVEEHDGLVNKFEGDAVLAIFGAPIDLDDAAGSALAAARDIARGLAEEVPDLSAGIGVSHGAVVAGNVGAIERFEYTVIGDPVNESARLSELAKRDPRRPLASGRAVKAAQRDEAERWEEQETTSLRGRTEETTVFAAFVDDE, encoded by the coding sequence ATGCGTGCCAAGCGGGGGAGTCGCGACTACGGATCCATCCTGCTCGGGTCCGTCGGCGAGAGCACGGTCAAACAACGGATCCGTATCCAGACCCTGCTGACCGCATCCATCGTGGTGGCCAACCTGTTCGGGGCGATCATCGCGGTCGCGCTCACCGCGGTCGGCATCCCGCAGCCGACGGTGTTCACCGCCGAGTTGTGGTGGGTCAACTTCATCGTCGTGCCGGTCTACATCACCGCGGCGTTCGTGGTCGGGATCGGGTGGGGCACCTATGTCGGCGTCCGTGATCTGCGGTGGGCGATCCGCGATGTCACCCCGACGAAACGCGACGCCCGGCGGACCATGCGGCTGCCGTGGCGACTGTCGCTGGTGCAGGGATTCCTGTGGGGCATCGCCGCCATCATGCTCACGATCATGTACGGGATCGTCGACCCACAGCTGATCCCCAAGACCATCTTCGTGGTGAGCCTCAGTGGTGTTGTGGTGGTGGCGATCTCATATCTGTTCATCGACTTCACCCTGCGTCCCGTTGCGGCGGAACTGATCTCGGCCGGCCACCGCCGGCGCAAACGTACCGGTGTGCGGGCGCGCTCGGTCGTCTCGTGGATGGTGGGTTCGGCGACCCCGATCATCGGCATCCTGCTGGTGCTGGCGTTCGGGCTCGCGCGAGACGAGACCTCCAAGCTCGACCTGTTCGTCGGTGCCACGGTCCTCGGGGTCACCGCACTCTTCACCGGCCTGCTGCTGACGCTGCTGTCGAGCATGAGCGTCACCGGCCCCATCCGCAGCGTGCGCGCCGGGATGAACCGCGTGAGCGACGGTGACCTCGACGACGCCGACCTCGTCGTCTACGACGGCACCGAACTCGGCGACCTGCAGGTGGGTTTCAACTCGATGGTCGCGGGACTCCGTGAGCGAGAACGGATACGGGACCTGTTCGGACGGCACGTGGGCCACGAAGTCGCCGAGGCGGCCATGTCGTCGAACCCGGAACTCGGCGGGACCGAACGTCTCGCCGCCACGCTCTTCGTCGACGTCATCGGTTCGACGACGCTTGCCGCGCAACGACGCCCTACCGAGGTGGTCGAGATCCTCAACAAGTTCTTCGCGGTCATCGTGCGGGCGGTCGAGGAACACGACGGCCTGGTGAACAAATTCGAGGGCGACGCGGTGCTCGCCATCTTCGGCGCACCCATCGATCTCGACGACGCCGCGGGCAGCGCGCTCGCCGCCGCGCGCGACATCGCCCGCGGCCTGGCCGAGGAGGTGCCCGACCTGTCGGCCGGTATCGGGGTCAGCCACGGGGCCGTGGTCGCCGGGAACGTCGGTGCCATCGAGAGATTCGAGTACACCGTCATCGGCGACCCGGTCAACGAGAGTGCCCGCCTGTCGGAACTGGCCAAACGGGATCCGCGGCGGCCGTTGGCCTCCGGACGCGCGGTCAAGGCCGCGCAGCGGGACGAGGCCGAGCGGTGGGAGGAACAGGAGACCACCTCGCTGCGCGGCCGGACCGAGGAGACGACCGTGTTCGCCGCATTCGTCGACGACGAGTGA
- a CDS encoding adenylosuccinate synthase, translated as MAAIVLIGAQWGDEGKGKATDLLGGRINWVVRYQGGNNAGHTVVLPTGESFALHLIPSGILTPGVQNVIGNGVVVDPGVLLTELGGLEDRDVDTSGLLISADAHLLMPYHVAIDKVTERFLGNKKIGTTGRGIGPCYQDKIARVGVRVADVLDEKILTQKVEAALELKNQILVKIYNRKALDPAQVVDEVLGQAEGFKHRIADTRLLLNQALENGETVLLEGSQGTLLDVDHGTYPYVTSSNPTAGGAAVGAGIGPNKITTVLGILKAYTTRVGSGPFPTELFDEWGAYLAKTGGEVGVTTGRARRCGWFDAVIARYATRVNGITDYFLTKLDVLSSLDTVPICVAYEVDGERVEEMPMTQTGFHHAKPIYEEMPGWWEDISQCKTFDELPQNAQNYILRLEELSGAHISCVGVGPGRDQTIVRREIV; from the coding sequence ATGGCCGCGATCGTGCTTATCGGAGCCCAGTGGGGTGACGAGGGCAAAGGCAAAGCGACCGACCTCCTCGGAGGCCGGATCAACTGGGTTGTCCGCTACCAGGGTGGCAACAACGCCGGGCACACCGTCGTACTCCCCACCGGGGAATCCTTCGCGCTGCACCTCATCCCGTCCGGCATCCTGACGCCCGGCGTGCAGAACGTCATCGGCAACGGCGTGGTCGTCGACCCCGGCGTGCTGCTCACCGAGCTCGGTGGCCTCGAGGACCGCGACGTCGACACCTCCGGCCTGCTGATCTCCGCCGACGCGCATCTGCTCATGCCGTACCACGTCGCGATCGACAAGGTCACCGAGCGTTTCCTGGGCAACAAGAAGATCGGGACCACGGGCCGCGGCATCGGTCCTTGCTACCAGGACAAGATCGCCCGCGTCGGCGTGCGCGTCGCCGACGTCCTCGACGAGAAGATCCTCACCCAGAAGGTCGAGGCGGCGCTCGAGCTGAAGAACCAGATCCTGGTCAAGATCTACAACCGCAAGGCCCTCGACCCGGCGCAGGTCGTCGACGAGGTCCTCGGGCAGGCCGAAGGATTCAAGCACCGCATCGCCGACACCCGGCTGCTGCTCAACCAGGCCCTGGAGAACGGCGAGACGGTGCTGCTCGAGGGCTCCCAGGGCACCCTGCTCGATGTCGACCACGGCACCTATCCGTATGTGACGTCGTCGAATCCGACCGCCGGCGGCGCCGCGGTCGGCGCCGGCATCGGACCCAACAAGATCACCACCGTCCTGGGGATCCTGAAGGCCTACACCACGCGCGTGGGCTCCGGGCCGTTCCCCACCGAACTCTTCGACGAGTGGGGTGCCTACCTCGCCAAGACCGGCGGCGAGGTGGGTGTCACCACCGGTCGCGCCCGCCGCTGCGGCTGGTTCGACGCCGTGATCGCCCGCTACGCGACCCGCGTCAACGGCATCACCGACTACTTCCTCACCAAGCTCGACGTCCTCTCCAGCCTCGACACCGTGCCGATCTGCGTGGCCTACGAGGTCGACGGTGAGCGCGTCGAGGAGATGCCGATGACCCAGACCGGCTTCCACCACGCGAAGCCGATCTACGAGGAGATGCCCGGCTGGTGGGAGGACATCTCCCAGTGCAAGACCTTCGACGAACTGCCCCAGAACGCGCAGAACTACATCCTGCGGCTCGAGGAGCTCTCGGGTGCGCACATCTCGTGCGTGGGTGTCGGTCCGGGACGGGACCAGACGATCGTGCGGCGCGAGATCGTCTGA
- a CDS encoding MFS transporter — MATSTLPPVLAGETDVERRKRLRTVVAASLLGTTVEWYDFFLYATAASLVFNQLFFPDQSSFVGTLLSFATFAVGFVVRPIGGVVFGHIGDRIGRKRTLAITMVMMGVATALMGVLPTAETVGVLAPILLLLLRIVQGFALGGEWAGAVLLSVEHSPDGKRGLFGSIPQMGLALGLALGTGVFALLQVALDEQAFLTYGWRIAFLVSIVLVVIGFVVRLKVDETPAFAEVAELAKKSTAPLRDVVVPPNTRNTVLGLLARWGEGSAFNTWGVFAIAYATSELDMEKVPVLVAVTIASLVMAALLPFSGLLTDRYGAKTIYLIGITAYGVAVYPVFALFGTSNLLWFTVGLVIVFGVIHALFYGAQGTLFASLYPTPVRYTGLSVVYQFSGIYASGLTPLILTALIGAAGGSPWLAAGYLVLTAIISVVATTLIRRDDLHLTTGPQARPVA; from the coding sequence ATGGCTACCTCCACGCTTCCACCCGTGCTCGCCGGCGAGACCGACGTCGAACGTCGCAAACGGCTCCGGACCGTCGTCGCCGCAAGCCTTCTCGGCACCACCGTCGAGTGGTACGACTTCTTCCTCTACGCGACCGCGGCGAGCCTCGTGTTCAACCAGTTGTTCTTCCCCGACCAGAGCTCGTTCGTCGGCACCCTGCTGTCCTTCGCGACGTTCGCGGTGGGCTTCGTCGTGCGCCCGATCGGCGGAGTCGTCTTCGGGCACATCGGCGATCGCATCGGCCGCAAGCGCACGCTCGCGATCACCATGGTGATGATGGGCGTCGCGACCGCCCTGATGGGTGTGCTGCCCACCGCCGAGACGGTCGGTGTGCTCGCCCCGATCCTCCTGCTCCTCCTGCGCATCGTGCAGGGTTTCGCGCTGGGCGGGGAGTGGGCAGGTGCGGTGCTGCTGTCGGTCGAGCACAGCCCAGACGGCAAGCGCGGTCTGTTCGGGAGCATCCCGCAGATGGGCCTGGCCCTCGGACTCGCCTTGGGCACCGGAGTGTTCGCGCTGCTGCAGGTGGCCCTCGACGAGCAGGCGTTCCTGACCTACGGCTGGCGCATCGCGTTCCTGGTGAGCATCGTCCTGGTGGTCATCGGGTTCGTCGTGCGGTTGAAGGTCGACGAGACGCCGGCGTTCGCCGAAGTGGCCGAGCTCGCCAAGAAGTCCACGGCACCACTGCGCGACGTCGTGGTCCCGCCGAACACGCGCAACACCGTTCTCGGCCTCCTCGCCCGATGGGGAGAGGGATCGGCCTTCAACACCTGGGGCGTCTTCGCGATCGCCTACGCGACCAGCGAACTCGACATGGAGAAGGTCCCGGTCCTGGTGGCCGTGACCATCGCCTCGCTCGTGATGGCGGCCCTGCTCCCGTTCTCCGGACTGCTCACCGACAGGTACGGCGCCAAAACGATCTACCTGATCGGGATCACCGCCTACGGCGTCGCGGTCTACCCGGTGTTCGCGCTGTTCGGGACCTCGAACCTGCTGTGGTTCACCGTGGGACTGGTGATCGTCTTCGGGGTGATCCACGCACTCTTCTACGGCGCGCAGGGCACCCTGTTCGCGAGCCTGTACCCGACCCCGGTGCGCTACACCGGACTGTCGGTCGTCTACCAGTTCTCCGGCATCTACGCCTCGGGTCTGACGCCGCTGATCCTCACCGCGCTGATCGGGGCGGCCGGCGGGTCACCGTGGCTCGCCGCCGGTTACCTCGTGCTGACCGCGATCATCAGCGTCGTGGCCACGACGCTCATCCGGCGCGACGATCTCCACCTCACGACGGGCCCCCAGGCGCGGCCGGTCGCCTGA
- a CDS encoding polysaccharide deacetylase family protein, giving the protein MERRDFLAVLAAGTVGALTSSALVGCATPVPAAEIDPADGPSTPPRTTSTTPVPSSGLLPPAVGTRRPLPDGAITALPGPGRCLALTVDDGASSEVIGAYVKFARDTGARFTFFVTVSFDGWTDHRSTLRPLVESGQIQLGNHTWSHPALTELSSRAVADELRRTKRFLRNQFGVDGTPYYRPPFGYHDAGVDAVAADLGYTVPTLWYGSLSDSGLITEKYLIRCARKYFRPQSIFIGHANHEPVTKVYPKLVEIIRNRKLRMVTLDDYFAAGR; this is encoded by the coding sequence ATGGAACGACGCGATTTTCTCGCGGTGCTCGCCGCCGGCACCGTGGGGGCTCTGACCTCGAGCGCCCTCGTGGGCTGCGCGACGCCGGTCCCGGCGGCCGAAATCGACCCGGCCGATGGGCCGTCCACGCCGCCGCGGACGACCAGCACGACGCCCGTCCCGTCGTCGGGACTGTTGCCGCCGGCGGTCGGAACCCGCCGACCGCTGCCCGACGGGGCCATCACCGCACTGCCCGGTCCCGGCCGGTGTCTCGCGCTCACGGTCGACGACGGCGCGAGCTCGGAGGTGATCGGCGCCTATGTGAAGTTCGCCCGGGACACCGGTGCCCGGTTCACCTTCTTCGTCACCGTTTCATTCGACGGCTGGACCGACCACCGCAGCACCCTGCGGCCGCTCGTCGAGTCCGGCCAGATCCAGCTGGGCAACCACACGTGGAGTCATCCCGCGCTCACCGAGCTGTCCTCGCGCGCGGTGGCCGACGAACTGCGGCGGACCAAACGGTTCCTCCGCAACCAGTTCGGTGTCGACGGGACGCCGTACTATCGCCCGCCGTTCGGGTACCACGACGCTGGCGTCGACGCGGTGGCCGCCGACCTCGGTTACACGGTGCCGACCCTCTGGTACGGCTCGTTGTCCGACTCCGGCCTGATCACCGAGAAGTACCTCATCCGTTGCGCGCGCAAGTACTTCCGTCCGCAGAGCATCTTCATCGGCCACGCCAATCACGAACCGGTGACCAAGGTGTATCCAAAACTCGTCGAGATCATCCGAAATCGCAAGCTGCGCATGGTGACACTCGACGACTACTTCGCCGCGGGCCGCTGA
- a CDS encoding cation diffusion facilitator family transporter: MGHSHSHSHAPAAAAGQRRLWPMVLAVGLIGGYFVVELVTGIVVNSLALIADAGHMLTDVVALVMGLIALLLGRHGRITDTRSFGWHRAEVFTAVANAVLLMGVAVFVLYEAVERIGSDPQVPGLTLIVVALIGLLVNLGVMLLLRADAKESIAVRGAYLEVLADAVGSVGVLIAGVVAMTTGWGYADIVVAVLIALWVVPRAVRLALDALRILNQQAPAHIDVEALRADLADIPVVDDVHDLHVWTLTTGMDVATVHLGSSRPNGEVLPAAQAVLARHGLEHATVQIDPDDHQRRCRDEMTW; this comes from the coding sequence ATGGGGCACTCACATTCGCACTCGCACGCTCCCGCCGCGGCTGCGGGACAGCGTCGGCTCTGGCCGATGGTGCTGGCGGTCGGGCTGATCGGCGGCTACTTCGTCGTCGAGCTCGTGACCGGCATTGTGGTGAACTCGCTCGCGCTGATCGCCGACGCCGGGCACATGCTGACCGATGTCGTCGCACTCGTCATGGGTCTGATCGCGCTGTTGCTCGGCCGGCACGGGCGGATCACCGACACCCGAAGTTTCGGATGGCATCGCGCCGAGGTGTTCACCGCCGTCGCCAACGCCGTCCTGCTGATGGGCGTCGCGGTCTTCGTGTTGTACGAGGCGGTTGAGCGTATCGGTAGCGACCCGCAGGTCCCGGGCCTCACTTTGATCGTGGTGGCCTTGATCGGCCTGCTGGTGAATCTCGGGGTCATGCTGCTGTTGCGGGCGGACGCCAAGGAGTCGATCGCGGTTCGCGGCGCCTACCTGGAGGTGTTGGCCGACGCCGTGGGCAGCGTCGGCGTGCTGATCGCCGGCGTCGTCGCGATGACGACCGGATGGGGTTACGCCGACATCGTCGTCGCGGTGCTGATCGCGCTGTGGGTGGTCCCGCGGGCGGTGCGACTCGCGCTCGATGCGCTGCGCATCCTCAACCAGCAGGCGCCGGCCCACATCGACGTCGAGGCCCTGCGGGCCGATCTGGCCGACATCCCCGTCGTCGACGACGTGCACGACCTTCATGTCTGGACGCTGACGACCGGGATGGACGTCGCCACCGTGCATCTCGGCAGCAGTCGGCCCAACGGTGAGGTGTTGCCGGCCGCGCAGGCCGTCCTGGCCCGTCACGGCCTCGAACATGCGACGGTGCAGATCGACCCCGACGACCACCAGCGACGTTGTCGTGACGAGATGACCTGGTGA
- a CDS encoding FUSC family protein — MAPSAANPSYPRRVFNAMPAPLKSRLRRLRVSLVPIVQCALAAGASWWIAVEIFDHPDPFFAPIAAVISLGLSLGQRWRRAAELVGGVAIGILVGDLFISLVGEGAWQIMVVVALAMTVAVFLDDGPLVPMQAASSAALVATLLPPGGVAGFHRAIDALIGGLVGILVGALLPVNPASRARRDAAGVLATVRDAARQLATGLRERDEELIAAALESGRGTQAEINKMRSDMTGGREVTRISPLYWGSRMRLDRISATADPIDNAVRNFRIIARRSLGLTQRGVAVQPELIEIIDDLAGAFEVLRAMMMADPGEEPDQADAARVIRSIVRKARADLVTNSELSEAALLAEIRSLLVDLLMTAGLRRSSALATLRS; from the coding sequence ATGGCTCCGAGTGCCGCGAACCCGTCGTACCCGCGCCGGGTGTTCAACGCGATGCCCGCGCCTCTGAAGAGCCGCCTGCGCCGGCTGCGCGTGTCGCTGGTCCCGATCGTCCAGTGCGCGCTGGCGGCGGGGGCGTCGTGGTGGATCGCGGTGGAGATCTTCGATCATCCCGATCCGTTCTTCGCGCCGATCGCCGCGGTGATCTCGCTCGGCCTCTCTCTGGGACAGCGCTGGCGCCGGGCCGCCGAACTCGTGGGCGGCGTCGCGATCGGCATCCTCGTCGGCGACCTCTTCATCAGTCTCGTCGGCGAAGGCGCCTGGCAGATCATGGTCGTCGTCGCACTGGCGATGACGGTGGCGGTCTTCCTCGACGACGGACCGCTCGTCCCCATGCAGGCCGCCTCGTCGGCCGCGCTGGTCGCGACGCTCCTCCCGCCCGGTGGGGTGGCGGGTTTCCATCGCGCGATCGACGCCCTCATCGGCGGGCTGGTGGGCATTCTCGTGGGTGCGTTGCTGCCGGTGAACCCGGCCAGCCGGGCGCGACGCGACGCGGCGGGCGTCCTGGCGACCGTTCGTGACGCGGCACGCCAGCTGGCCACCGGACTCCGCGAACGCGACGAGGAGCTCATCGCGGCCGCCCTGGAATCCGGTCGCGGGACGCAGGCCGAGATCAACAAGATGCGATCGGACATGACCGGCGGCCGCGAGGTCACCCGCATCTCGCCCCTGTACTGGGGATCGAGGATGCGGCTGGACCGGATCTCGGCAACGGCCGACCCCATCGACAACGCGGTCCGCAACTTCCGGATCATCGCCCGGCGTTCCCTCGGCCTCACCCAGCGGGGTGTCGCGGTGCAGCCGGAGCTGATCGAGATCATCGACGATCTCGCCGGGGCGTTCGAGGTGTTACGCGCGATGATGATGGCCGACCCCGGGGAGGAACCCGATCAGGCCGATGCCGCGCGGGTGATCCGCAGCATCGTGCGCAAGGCGCGTGCCGATCTGGTGACCAACAGCGAACTGTCGGAGGCCGCCCTGCTGGCCGAGATCCGGTCGTTGCTCGTCGACCTGCTGATGACCGCGGGGCTCCGCCGATCCTCCGCGCTGGCGACCCTGCGGAGCTGA
- a CDS encoding DUF3151 domain-containing protein — translation MTSFGDLLGPQPVLLTGDDDAESDLLNGAAPAAVAAAHPTASIAWAYLAEAALESSKTASAGDDIDTAAVIAAYAYARTGYHRGLDQLRRHGWKGFGPVPWSHEPNRGFLRCVGALARAAELIGEEDEHLRCLDLLNDSDPRAAAELGLV, via the coding sequence ATGACGTCTTTCGGAGATCTACTCGGCCCGCAACCCGTTCTGCTCACCGGGGACGACGACGCCGAATCGGACCTGCTCAACGGCGCCGCGCCGGCCGCGGTCGCAGCCGCACACCCGACCGCCTCGATCGCCTGGGCCTACCTGGCCGAGGCGGCTCTCGAGTCGTCGAAGACGGCCTCCGCCGGCGACGACATCGACACCGCCGCGGTCATCGCGGCCTATGCCTACGCCCGGACCGGTTACCACCGCGGCCTCGACCAGCTCCGACGCCACGGTTGGAAGGGTTTCGGGCCGGTGCCGTGGAGTCACGAACCCAACCGCGGCTTCCTCCGCTGCGTCGGGGCACTGGCCCGGGCCGCCGAATTGATCGGCGAGGAGGACGAGCACCTGCGCTGCCTCGACCTGCTCAACGACAGCGACCCGCGCGCGGCCGCCGAACTCGGCCTCGTGTGA
- the fbaA gene encoding class II fructose-bisphosphate aldolase has protein sequence MPIATPEQYAEMFDKAKKGGYAFPAINCTSSSTINAAIKGFADAGSDGIIQFSTGGAEFGSGQGVKDMVTGAVALAEFAHVVAAKYDVLIGLHTDHCPKDKLDTYVRPLLQISQERVDAGRNPLFQSHMWDGSAVPLDENLEIAKELLAKAGAANIILEIEIGVVGGEEDGVENEINDKLFTTPEDFEKTIEALGASDSGNRYLLAATFGNVHGVYKPGNVKLRPDVLNTGQEVAAKKLGLGDAAKPFDFVFHGGSGSLKSEIDEALSYGVVKMNVDTDTQYAYSRPVAGHMFSNYDGVLKVDGDVGNKKVYDPRSWSKKAETNMSERVVEACNDLKSNGKSLTA, from the coding sequence ATGCCCATTGCAACCCCGGAGCAGTACGCCGAGATGTTCGACAAGGCGAAGAAGGGCGGTTACGCATTCCCCGCGATCAACTGCACCTCGTCGTCGACGATCAACGCCGCGATCAAGGGTTTCGCCGATGCCGGCAGTGACGGGATCATCCAGTTCTCGACCGGCGGCGCCGAGTTCGGGTCCGGCCAGGGTGTCAAGGACATGGTGACCGGAGCGGTCGCCCTCGCCGAGTTCGCGCACGTCGTCGCGGCCAAGTACGACGTCCTGATCGGTCTGCACACCGATCACTGCCCCAAGGACAAGCTCGACACCTACGTCCGGCCGCTGCTGCAGATCTCGCAGGAGCGCGTCGACGCCGGTCGCAACCCGCTCTTCCAGTCGCACATGTGGGACGGCAGCGCCGTACCGCTCGACGAGAACCTGGAGATCGCCAAAGAACTGCTGGCCAAGGCGGGAGCGGCCAACATCATCCTGGAGATCGAGATCGGCGTGGTCGGCGGTGAGGAAGACGGCGTCGAGAACGAGATCAACGACAAGTTGTTCACCACCCCCGAGGACTTCGAGAAGACCATCGAGGCGCTCGGTGCCAGCGACTCCGGCAACCGTTACCTGCTCGCGGCGACCTTCGGCAACGTGCACGGCGTCTACAAGCCGGGCAACGTCAAGCTGCGTCCCGACGTCCTCAACACCGGCCAGGAGGTCGCGGCCAAGAAGCTCGGCCTCGGCGATGCCGCCAAGCCCTTCGACTTCGTGTTCCACGGCGGTTCGGGCTCGCTGAAGAGCGAGATCGACGAGGCCCTGAGCTACGGCGTCGTGAAGATGAACGTCGACACCGACACGCAGTACGCCTACAGCCGCCCGGTCGCCGGCCACATGTTCAGCAACTACGACGGTGTGCTGAAGGTCGACGGCGACGTCGGCAACAAGAAGGTCTACGACCCGCGCAGCTGGTCCAAGAAGGCCGAGACCAACATGAGCGAGCGCGTCGTCGAGGCGTGCAACGACCTCAAGTCCAACGGCAAGTCCCTGACCGCCTGA